Proteins encoded together in one Cicer arietinum cultivar CDC Frontier isolate Library 1 chromosome 4, Cicar.CDCFrontier_v2.0, whole genome shotgun sequence window:
- the LOC101488525 gene encoding aspartic proteinase Asp1 yields MDFQNKSFLTLFLFLLFSSIFPLSFSAANKPLHADKLHPFGSSAVFPVHGNVYPLGYYTVTLNIGYPPKLYDLDIDSGSDLTWVQCDAPCKGCTKPHDQLYKPKNNLVQCVDQLCAGVHLTSDHHCDSPDDQCDYEVEYADHGSSLGVLVRDSIPLQLTNGSVLHPNIAFGCGYDQKYSGSASLPSTTGVLGLGNGRTSILSQLHSLGLIRNVVGHCLSGQGGGFLFFGDDFIPSSGIVWTPMLPSSSEKHYSLGPAELLFNGKPTAVKGLELIFDSGSSYTYFNSQAYNVVLDLVINDLKGKQLKRATEDASLPICWKGAKSFKSVSDVKNYFKPLALRFKKVKNSHMLIPPEGYLIVTKHGNVCLGILDGTEIGLGYLNILGDISLQDKMVIYDNERQQIGWISSNCDRIPNIDRDFDGGGFPHPYAANLGIFEDRCPAISQ; encoded by the exons atggattttcaaaacaaatctTTTCTCAcactttttctctttcttcttttttcttccattttccCACTCTCTTTCTCAGCTGCTAATAAACCTCTTCATGCCGATAAACTTCACCCTTTTGGCTCCTCAGCTGTTTTTCCTGTTCATGGGAATGTTTACCCTCTTGG GTATTATACTGTGACCCTCAACATTGGCTATCCCCCAAAGCTTTATGACCTTGACATTGACTCAGGCAGTGACCTCACTTGGGTTCAGTGTGATGCACCATGTAAAGGTTGCACCAAG CCTCATGATCAACTTTATAAACCCAAAAACAACCTTGTGCAATGTGTGGACCAATTGTGTGCTGGAGTGCATTTAACATCAGATCATCACTGTGATTCCCCAGATGATCAGTGTGACTATGAGGTGGAGTATGCAGATCACGGATCGTCTCTGGGGGTCCTCGTCCGAGACTCCATTCCCCTTCAACTCACAAATGGCTCTGTGCTACACCCAAATATAGCCTTTGG ATGTGGATATGATCAAAAGTATTCTGGTTCTGCCTCCCTGCCTTCTACCACAGGAGTCCTCGGCCTTGGCAATGGCCGAACAAGCATTTTGTCGCAACTTCACTCTTTAGGTTTGATTCGAAATGTAGTAGGCCATTGCTTAAGTGGTCAAGGAGGAGGGTTTTTATTCTTTGGAGATGATTTCATTCCCTCGTCAGGAATTGTTTGGACACCGATGCTACCTAGTTCTTCAGA AAAACACTATAGTTTAGGACCGGCAGAGCTTCTTTTCAATGGAAAACCTACTGCTGTTAAGGGCCTTGAACTTATTTTCGATAGCGGAAGCTCTTATACATACTTCAATTCCCAAGCTTATAACGTAGTTCTTGATCTG GTTATTAATGATTTAAAGGGAAAACAGTTGAAAAGAGCAACTGAGGATGCATCCCTTCCAATTTGTTGGAAGGGTGCAAAGTCTTTCAAATCTGTAAGTGATGTCAAAAACTATTTCAAGCCCCTGGCATTGAGATTCAAAAAAGTCAAGAATTCGCATATGCTAATTCCACCAGAAGGCTATCTCATTGTCACA AAACATGGAAATGTTTGCTTGGGGATTCTTGATGGCACTGAAATAGGTCTGGGGTATCTTAACATATTAGGAG ATATCTCTTTACAAGATAAAATGGTAATTTACGACAACGAGAGACAGCAGATTGGATGGATTTCTTCCAATTGTGACAGGATTCCCAA TATCGATCGTGACTTTGATGGTGGTGGTTTTCCACACCCATATGCAGCCAATTTGGGCATCTTCGAGGACCGGTGCCCTGCAATTAGCCAATGA